In Hasllibacter sp. MH4015, the following proteins share a genomic window:
- a CDS encoding DUF6691 family protein, producing MRLTLIFLIGALFGMGIVVSGMGNPAKVVNFFDIAGTWDPSLIFVMGGALAVTALGYRVVLPRPQPLFEGQFLLPQATRVDTRLLAGSATFGVGWGIAGFCPGGALPVLGAFDASVWLFTGAMVAGIIAARLVPPLLRRGAPA from the coding sequence ATGCGTTTGACCCTGATCTTCCTGATCGGTGCGCTGTTCGGCATGGGGATCGTCGTCTCTGGCATGGGGAACCCGGCCAAGGTCGTGAATTTCTTCGATATCGCTGGCACGTGGGACCCGTCGCTGATCTTCGTGATGGGCGGCGCGCTGGCGGTGACGGCGCTTGGCTACCGCGTCGTGCTGCCGAGACCGCAACCGCTTTTCGAGGGGCAATTTCTCTTGCCGCAGGCGACCCGGGTCGACACCAGGCTTCTGGCCGGGTCGGCGACGTTCGGCGTCGGCTGGGGCATTGCGGGGTTCTGTCCGGGCGGCGCATTGCCGGTTCTGGGGGCATTCGATGCGTCGGTGTGGCTGTTCACGGGCGCGATGGTCGCTGGTATCATCGCCGCACGGTTGGTCCCGCCGCTGTTGCGGCGCGGGGCACCGGCCTGA
- a CDS encoding STAS/SEC14 domain-containing protein, with the protein MSDARFDIEREGPNSLRIALAGSLDAQTMEVALQRLTQEMDGMEHGDMLMLDQGAEWPSLGAIGVELRHWPQLLAMLHKLDRCALVTHNQMFRNAAAVESALIPGYEIRSFNDEASARAWLAEARAAPA; encoded by the coding sequence ATGTCCGATGCCCGCTTTGATATCGAACGCGAAGGCCCCAATTCCCTGCGCATCGCGCTGGCCGGAAGCCTCGATGCCCAGACGATGGAAGTGGCCCTGCAACGTCTGACGCAGGAAATGGACGGGATGGAGCATGGCGACATGCTGATGCTCGACCAGGGCGCAGAATGGCCAAGCCTCGGCGCCATCGGGGTGGAACTGCGCCACTGGCCGCAATTGCTGGCGATGCTCCACAAACTGGACCGCTGCGCCCTCGTCACGCACAACCAGATGTTCCGCAACGCCGCCGCCGTCGAAAGCGCGCTGATCCCGGGCTACGAGATCCGCTCCTTCAACGACGAAGCCAGCGCCCGCGCCTGGCTGGCGGAGGCCCGCGCAGCCCCCGCCTAG
- a CDS encoding MBL fold metallo-hydrolase yields MTYPVNMDQHPLVTGFFDEATNTISYVVQDPESAACAVIDTVLDIDYAAGRITHDSADRIIAFVRENGLEVAWVIETHVHADHLSAAPYIQQECGGKIGIGAKITEVQEVFGKVFNEGTEFQRDGSQFDALFADGDTYEIGNLTGFAMATPGHTPACMVHVIGDAAFVGDTLFMPDGGSARCDFPGGDAGQLYDSIQKVLALPDEMRLFICHDYGPGGRAIAWETNVAEQRAANIHLAGGTSREEFIAVREGRDATLAMPKLIIPSLQVNMRAGDIPKDADGHPVLKVPLNGL; encoded by the coding sequence ATGACATACCCCGTGAATATGGATCAGCACCCACTGGTGACGGGCTTTTTCGACGAGGCGACCAACACGATTTCCTACGTCGTGCAGGATCCGGAAAGTGCCGCCTGTGCGGTGATCGACACCGTGCTCGACATCGACTACGCCGCCGGGCGCATCACCCATGACAGTGCGGACCGGATCATCGCATTTGTCCGCGAAAACGGGCTCGAGGTGGCCTGGGTGATCGAGACCCATGTTCACGCCGACCACCTGTCCGCCGCGCCCTACATCCAGCAGGAATGCGGTGGCAAGATCGGCATTGGCGCGAAGATCACCGAGGTGCAGGAGGTCTTTGGCAAGGTCTTCAACGAGGGCACCGAGTTCCAGCGCGACGGGTCGCAGTTCGACGCGCTTTTTGCCGATGGCGACACCTACGAGATCGGCAACCTGACCGGGTTCGCCATGGCCACGCCGGGCCACACGCCGGCCTGCATGGTCCATGTCATCGGCGATGCGGCGTTTGTGGGCGATACGCTCTTCATGCCCGACGGCGGGTCGGCGCGGTGCGATTTTCCGGGCGGTGATGCGGGGCAACTTTACGATTCGATCCAGAAGGTGCTGGCGCTGCCGGACGAGATGCGGCTGTTCATCTGCCACGATTACGGCCCCGGCGGGCGCGCGATCGCGTGGGAGACGAATGTGGCCGAACAGAGGGCGGCGAATATTCACCTGGCGGGAGGTACCAGCCGGGAGGAGTTCATCGCCGTGCGCGAAGGCCGCGATGCGACGCTGGCCATGCCGAAGCTGATCATCCCCTCGTTGCAGGTGAACATGCGTGCGGGCGATATCCCCAAGGACGCGGACGGGCATCCGGTCCTGAAGGTGCCGTTGAACGGGCTTTGA
- the xth gene encoding exodeoxyribonuclease III, with protein MRIATFNINGIKARINALGDWLDDQKPDVALLQEVKSVDETFPRDLFEDRGYNVETHGQKGFNGVAILSKLPLEDVSRGLPGDEEDEQARWIEATVMGDDHAIRVCGLYLPNGNPAPGPKYDYKLAWMDRLHTHARGLLNDEKPVVMAGDYNIIPLDEDAARPEVWHDDALARPESRAAFRRILNLGFTEAFRARNQAPGMYSFWDYQAGAWDRNDGIRIDHHLLSPEAADLLRDCWIEKDVRGREKPSDHVPVWIDLAA; from the coding sequence ATGCGGATCGCAACGTTCAACATCAACGGCATCAAGGCACGCATCAACGCGCTTGGCGATTGGCTGGACGACCAGAAACCCGATGTCGCCCTCCTGCAAGAGGTCAAGTCGGTGGATGAGACCTTCCCGCGCGACCTGTTCGAGGATCGCGGCTACAATGTCGAAACCCACGGACAGAAGGGTTTTAATGGCGTGGCGATCCTGTCGAAACTGCCGCTGGAGGATGTCAGCCGTGGCCTGCCCGGCGACGAAGAGGACGAACAGGCCCGTTGGATCGAGGCGACGGTGATGGGCGACGATCACGCCATTCGCGTCTGCGGCCTCTATCTGCCCAACGGAAACCCCGCCCCGGGCCCGAAATATGACTACAAGCTGGCCTGGATGGACCGGTTGCACACCCATGCAAGGGGGCTCTTGAACGACGAGAAGCCCGTTGTCATGGCAGGCGATTACAACATCATTCCCCTCGATGAGGACGCCGCCCGCCCGGAAGTCTGGCACGACGATGCCCTGGCCCGGCCCGAAAGCCGCGCCGCCTTCCGCCGCATCCTAAACCTCGGCTTCACCGAAGCCTTCCGCGCCCGCAACCAGGCGCCCGGCATGTATTCATTCTGGGATTACCAGGCGGGCGCGTGGGACCGGAACGACGGTATCCGCATCGACCACCACCTGCTCAGCCCCGAGGCCGCGGACCTGCTGCGCGATTGCTGGATCGAGAAGGACGTGCGCGGGCGCGAAAAACCGTCCGACCACGTGCCGGTCTGGATCGACCTGGCCGCCTGA
- a CDS encoding DUF3140 domain-containing protein produces MSEKSRDEIWNAWREKVNMSPSALEDWLDTEESKSVGDSDGGESTGHRSGRRIVEIKRTNKDELTDADWDHMAKVVGYINRHCAQAPKDAEGSDWEYSLKNWGHDPFGDGGCA; encoded by the coding sequence ATGTCCGAGAAATCCCGTGACGAAATCTGGAATGCGTGGCGCGAGAAGGTGAACATGTCGCCGTCCGCGCTGGAGGATTGGCTGGACACGGAAGAGAGCAAGTCGGTCGGTGACAGTGACGGGGGCGAGAGCACCGGGCATCGGTCCGGCCGACGGATTGTGGAGATCAAGCGAACCAACAAGGATGAATTGACGGACGCCGATTGGGACCACATGGCGAAGGTGGTGGGCTACATCAATCGCCACTGCGCCCAGGCCCCGAAGGATGCCGAAGGCAGCGATTGGGAATATTCCCTGAAGAACTGGGGGCATGACCCGTTCGGCGACGGCGGATGCGCGTGA